One window of Candidatus Mycobacterium wuenschmannii genomic DNA carries:
- a CDS encoding DUF1761 domain-containing protein: MAVAGAWYGKLFLTTWSRLTGITAEQSEAFRRRNMAQLLIANTITAIGLGSAIGVTHTATGSRAVWLAVLVGAAAWLAFSATTLLQHNAFELKPPRLTVLNSAYQLTLFLAMALAIGVTPGIG; this comes from the coding sequence ATGGCGGTCGCGGGCGCGTGGTACGGAAAGCTGTTCCTAACCACCTGGTCGCGCTTGACCGGCATCACGGCGGAGCAATCCGAGGCGTTCAGGCGACGGAATATGGCCCAACTGTTGATCGCCAACACCATCACCGCCATCGGCCTGGGAAGCGCCATCGGGGTCACCCATACGGCGACCGGCAGTCGCGCGGTGTGGCTCGCCGTCCTTGTGGGCGCTGCGGCCTGGTTGGCGTTTTCTGCCACAACGTTGCTTCAGCACAACGCATTTGAATTGAAGCCACCTCGACTGACCGTCCTCAACAGCGCGTACCAACTCACGCTGTTCCTCGCGATGGCACTCGCCATCGGGGTCACTCCCGGCATTGGCTGA
- a CDS encoding GNAT family N-acetyltransferase, with the protein MVTALPTVEFSTDPARLDRDWLWTELTEHTYWAKYRTREMFDRQLDCAWRVVGAYRAVDGAMVGFCRAFSDGAAMAYLADVYVSRNERGGGIGQGLLRAMIDDGPGRDFRWMLHTADAHGLYEKFGFAAPDSTYMERSTGLPNVR; encoded by the coding sequence ATGGTGACCGCGTTGCCCACCGTCGAGTTCTCGACAGATCCGGCACGGTTGGACCGCGACTGGCTGTGGACCGAATTGACCGAGCACACGTATTGGGCGAAGTACCGCACCCGCGAGATGTTCGACCGGCAACTCGACTGTGCCTGGCGGGTGGTCGGCGCATATCGAGCCGTCGATGGCGCCATGGTCGGGTTCTGCCGCGCGTTTTCGGACGGAGCGGCCATGGCCTACCTCGCCGATGTGTACGTGTCCCGCAACGAACGCGGTGGCGGAATCGGACAAGGGCTGCTGCGGGCAATGATCGACGACGGGCCGGGCCGCGACTTCCGATGGATGCTGCACACCGCCGACGCACACGGCCTCTACGAAAAATTTGGCTTCGCGGCGCCCGATTCCACGTATATGGAGCGGTCCACTGGCCTACCGAACGTCCGGTGA
- a CDS encoding alpha/beta fold hydrolase: MNTTITEQFLAQPLQFAQVDRAQIAYRKFGDGPALLLLHGFPLSSLSYRHLVPHLARHFTCYDPDTPGLGASEWHSNFDFHFPSQALTIRQFVDTLGVRSYTVLGQDSGGTLARLLCLSDPERVERLILLNTEMPGHRPQLIPLYTALARIPGSTELLRPLTRWRPFLVSRATFGDVFADRKLLDDDFFRCVVEPLVMNRRRREGVRRYLLGFDWNVVDNFRITHRELSAPVHMIWGADDPFFPVDLAREMAEQFSPAAELTVIPDAKLLVHEEHPGQVASAVLQFSQCRE; encoded by the coding sequence ATGAATACGACTATCACCGAACAATTCCTCGCGCAGCCGCTGCAATTCGCCCAGGTCGACCGCGCTCAGATCGCCTACCGCAAATTCGGCGACGGGCCGGCGCTGCTATTGCTACACGGTTTCCCGTTGTCCAGCTTGAGCTATCGGCACCTCGTGCCGCACCTGGCGCGCCACTTCACCTGCTACGATCCTGACACTCCAGGCCTCGGCGCGTCCGAATGGCACAGCAATTTCGACTTTCATTTCCCGTCGCAAGCGCTCACGATTCGCCAGTTCGTCGACACACTCGGCGTTCGGTCCTACACGGTGTTGGGTCAGGACAGCGGTGGGACTCTCGCACGGCTGCTGTGCCTGAGCGATCCAGAGCGCGTCGAGCGGCTGATTCTGCTCAATACCGAAATGCCCGGCCACCGACCGCAGCTCATCCCCCTCTACACCGCGCTGGCGCGCATTCCCGGTTCGACGGAATTGCTGCGTCCCTTGACTCGTTGGCGACCGTTTCTGGTGTCCCGCGCGACGTTCGGTGACGTGTTCGCCGACCGGAAGTTGCTCGACGACGATTTCTTCCGGTGCGTCGTCGAGCCACTCGTCATGAACCGGCGACGACGAGAGGGCGTACGTCGATATCTGCTCGGTTTCGACTGGAATGTCGTCGACAATTTCCGGATTACCCACCGCGAGCTGTCGGCGCCGGTGCACATGATCTGGGGAGCCGACGACCCGTTCTTCCCCGTCGACCTGGCCCGCGAGATGGCAGAGCAGTTCTCCCCCGCCGCTGAACTGACCGTGATTCCGGACGCCAAATTGCTTGTGCACGAGGAACACCCAGGTCAAGTCGCCTCAGCCGTCCTGCAGTTCAGCCAATGCCGGGAGTGA
- a CDS encoding LGFP repeat-containing protein — protein sequence MRTVGYRNASIVGLVAAALITAGCSSSNKSVDASAPPHTAASATSTSTSQAQPAEVKLIGESGAEVTLTGPIAAKYSSATQSQKDALGKALTGDHNAGTRQSGLIFQQFEGGAITAKNDEPGTPAYITTGKVREAWNVQRAPDGTPAVTGENGSAGPLGFPTSDVNAVGDQLVSTFEHGKIAYTPTTGAVEVTVNDKVVPSGL from the coding sequence ATGAGAACGGTCGGATACCGCAACGCGTCAATCGTCGGCCTGGTCGCCGCCGCGCTGATCACTGCAGGTTGCAGCAGCAGCAACAAGAGCGTCGACGCCTCCGCACCGCCTCACACGGCGGCGAGCGCCACGTCGACGTCGACATCGCAAGCGCAGCCCGCGGAGGTGAAGCTGATCGGGGAGAGTGGCGCAGAGGTGACGCTCACCGGCCCGATCGCAGCCAAGTACTCATCGGCGACCCAAAGCCAGAAAGATGCCCTCGGCAAGGCGTTGACGGGTGACCACAACGCGGGCACACGCCAGAGCGGCCTGATATTCCAGCAGTTCGAGGGCGGCGCCATCACCGCCAAGAACGACGAGCCCGGCACGCCCGCCTACATCACGACGGGCAAGGTCCGCGAGGCCTGGAACGTCCAACGTGCCCCGGACGGTACACCGGCGGTCACGGGCGAAAACGGCTCTGCAGGCCCGTTGGGGTTTCCGACGAGCGACGTGAACGCGGTCGGCGATCAATTGGTGTCGACTTTCGAGCACGGCAAGATCGCGTACACCCCGACGACCGGTGCGGTCGAAGTGACGGTGAACGACAAGGTCGTGCCCTCGGGCCTGTGA